One Streptomyces sp. L2 genomic window carries:
- a CDS encoding isochorismatase family cysteine hydrolase: MGKTALIVIDMINTYDHADAELLLPSVETVVPVLTELLERARRDGATVIYVNDNFGEWRSHHGELLDRALSGPHAALVRPLRPNDSSLFVVKARHSAFFQTPLDHVLHEQDVDRLVLCGQVTEQCVLYSALDAHIRGFQVAVPRDAVAHIHSDLADAALRMMERNMGAHVCVSDELWA; the protein is encoded by the coding sequence ATGGGCAAGACCGCGCTGATCGTCATCGACATGATCAACACCTACGACCACGCGGACGCCGAGCTGCTGCTTCCCTCGGTGGAGACCGTGGTGCCGGTGCTGACGGAGCTCCTCGAACGGGCCCGGCGCGACGGGGCCACCGTGATCTACGTCAACGACAACTTCGGGGAGTGGCGCTCGCACCACGGCGAACTCCTCGACCGGGCGCTCTCCGGGCCGCACGCCGCCCTGGTCCGGCCGCTGCGCCCAAACGACTCCTCGCTCTTCGTCGTGAAGGCCCGCCATTCCGCGTTCTTCCAGACTCCGCTCGACCACGTGCTCCACGAGCAGGACGTCGACCGGCTCGTCCTGTGCGGTCAGGTGACGGAGCAGTGCGTGCTCTACTCCGCGCTGGACGCGCACATCCGCGGTTTCCAGGTCGCCGTGCCCCGCGACGCGGTCGCCCACATCCACTCCGATCTCGCCGACGCCGCGCTCCGCATGATGGAGCGGAACATGGGCGCGCACGTGTGCGTCAGCGACGAACTGTGGGCGTAG
- a CDS encoding ABC transporter permease, with protein sequence MRSSDVMFALGRTVRVGVREYLVEQPPRVLAGAVAPRAVLQVVFLTVLGQAVAGPGGAVAAGLGACAFAIVTATVVKAPDVLINERHQGTLHRLRLTELPLPGLVVARWVVYGIEGFASAVLAVPLVALITGDGRVLRALPALLPLFAVVVVTTSGYGLAVAVLALGRRADVFLANMASYLVLALGGVLVPLAPGTLRAHLGALLPLSHGAAALRHVVESGRPAWPDVLAELLVGLAWWTLALAGMRIQAARSRRLGSDFRF encoded by the coding sequence TTGAGATCTTCTGACGTGATGTTCGCGCTGGGCCGCACGGTACGCGTCGGCGTCCGGGAGTACCTGGTCGAGCAGCCTCCCAGGGTGCTGGCCGGCGCCGTCGCGCCCCGCGCGGTGCTCCAGGTGGTCTTCCTGACCGTCCTGGGCCAGGCCGTGGCCGGCCCCGGAGGTGCCGTCGCCGCGGGCCTCGGGGCCTGTGCCTTCGCCATCGTCACGGCCACCGTGGTCAAGGCCCCGGACGTGCTGATCAACGAACGGCACCAGGGAACGCTGCACCGCCTGCGGCTGACCGAACTCCCGCTGCCGGGGCTGGTCGTCGCGCGGTGGGTGGTCTACGGGATCGAGGGTTTCGCCTCGGCGGTGCTGGCCGTTCCGCTGGTGGCCCTGATCACCGGCGACGGGCGGGTCCTGCGCGCACTGCCCGCCCTGCTGCCCCTGTTCGCGGTGGTCGTGGTGACGACGAGCGGCTACGGACTGGCGGTCGCCGTCCTCGCGCTGGGCAGGCGGGCCGACGTCTTCCTCGCCAACATGGCCTCCTATCTGGTGCTCGCCCTCGGCGGCGTGCTCGTCCCGCTGGCGCCGGGGACCCTGCGGGCCCACCTGGGCGCGCTGCTGCCCCTCTCCCACGGCGCCGCCGCGCTGCGCCACGTGGTCGAGTCGGGCCGGCCCGCCTGGCCCGACGTCCTCGCAGAGCTGCTGGTGGGGCTCGCGTGGTGGACGCTGGCACTCGCCGGAATGCGGATCCAGGCCGCACGGTCCCGCCGCCTCGGCAGCGACTTCCGCTTCTGA
- a CDS encoding class II fructose-bisphosphate aldolase — protein sequence MPLVSTDRITGPARAASSGVGAFNVVQIEHAQAIVAGAERAGLPVVLQISENTARYHGGLAPIGLASLALARGSAVPVSVHLDHAESEDLVHEAVRLGFTSVMFDASKSPYEENLAATRKVVAHCHEAGVWAEAELGEVGGKDGAHAPGVRTDPEEARAFVRATGVDALAVAVGSSHAMLTRDAVLDLGLIASLRTAVDVPLVLHGSSGVGDEDLARAVAAGMTKVNISTHLNKIFTAEVRARLAAAPGVADPRTYLGPARDAVAAEVARLLGVLAGR from the coding sequence ATGCCCCTCGTGTCCACTGACCGCATCACCGGACCCGCGCGGGCCGCTTCCTCGGGCGTCGGCGCGTTCAACGTCGTCCAGATCGAGCACGCCCAGGCCATCGTCGCGGGCGCCGAGCGGGCCGGTCTGCCGGTGGTGCTGCAGATCAGCGAGAACACCGCCCGGTACCACGGGGGCCTCGCCCCGATCGGGCTCGCGTCCCTCGCCCTGGCCCGCGGGTCGGCCGTGCCGGTCTCCGTCCACCTCGACCACGCGGAGTCCGAGGACCTCGTGCACGAGGCGGTCCGGCTCGGCTTCACCTCGGTGATGTTCGACGCCTCGAAGTCGCCGTACGAGGAGAACCTCGCCGCCACCCGGAAGGTCGTCGCGCACTGCCACGAGGCGGGTGTGTGGGCGGAGGCCGAGCTGGGCGAGGTCGGCGGCAAGGACGGCGCGCACGCCCCCGGGGTGCGCACCGACCCCGAGGAGGCCCGGGCGTTCGTCCGGGCGACCGGCGTGGACGCGCTGGCGGTGGCCGTGGGCAGCTCGCACGCGATGCTCACCCGCGACGCCGTCCTGGACCTCGGTCTCATCGCGAGCCTGCGCACGGCCGTGGACGTACCGCTCGTCCTGCACGGCTCCTCAGGCGTCGGCGACGAGGACCTGGCCAGGGCCGTCGCGGCCGGGATGACGAAGGTGAACATCTCGACCCACCTGAACAAGATCTTCACCGCCGAGGTGCGGGCGCGTCTGGCGGCCGCGCCCGGGGTCGCCGATCCCCGCACGTACCTGGGACCGGCCCGCGACGCCGTCGCGGCCGAGGTGGCACGGCTGCTCGGCGTGCTCGCCGGCCGCTGA
- a CDS encoding BTAD domain-containing putative transcriptional regulator, giving the protein MSQNIRFSVLGQLRAMREEENLRLGSPQQQAMLTALLLRSGRPASIVELIDAVWGEDPPASASATIRTYAWRLRQSFAEPRSRPRTLVSVGDGYRLVVLPQDVDALWAECLTGQAARHRASGRLTEADECIGQALALWRGEPLIGVPGPYAEQQRGRLEELRLTLLEEHFDVMLRQGGHLLAVSELGALTRTHPLREPFHALYMRALRAAGRPADALAAYHRLRGHLVGELGVDPSHELRHLFQELLSDDGSAGPAEEPGRPRPVRAGREARHRAAGPEAGSAPPVEEPSAGTPDVDGASVPARPREDGGRPDPREPGAPSSPPDPTGGARAGVLPVPAQLPPFPADFTGRAAVLDQLAEALVPRDADGPVVVVVTGMGGVGKTTLAVRAAHAVRTSFADGQLYADMRGGQPTPTDPGDVLAGFLTALGVAERSVPDSPDERAALLRSLLSGRRTLIVLDDVSDTAQISSLLPGSDGCTVLVTSRSKLWSLPVSARVTLPGFDTDEAIALLERIAGPERIAEDRPAARELVRRCGLLPLAVRIVASRLASRPAWRTASLSARLADESLRLSALRVEDLTVAAVFEMGYQQLTEAQARAFRVLAAVCEPDIGLPAASAVLELGEGEAEELLESLVDVSLVETRRPGRYRLHDLLRVFGRRQATAAERLGALAPLLDFLLATAARAFQRAVPGDAVAATLSPSRSAGLSFDDVRAARAWVAAESEGIFSAVHTAARECVGSSAHDGSGVPAPAGTADSGVLLRTAVDLLIALTAFGPYLQREQLVRAATAVAEAAQARGDRRTVGRAHFLCGNFAVHSTRFPLAKHHLAIAEASCRRTGDTAILCQTLNDTGLVALLEHRYDNALERLDESAALSRELGQQSGELVTTVNAALARLHSGRVEEAVAACERALTELRATADHQGVAYALSVLGLCMHRMGRYDDAVDRYLECVGMCRTLELRTREAQAQYRLAETLRAMGRLPDALTAAEQAVARLGDERAERDRAHALVALARTLCDLGRTEEAEPRLREAATVFAELGLPDGAQVAALLRELDDLRPGTVAS; this is encoded by the coding sequence ATGTCGCAAAACATTCGCTTCAGCGTTCTCGGTCAGCTACGGGCCATGCGGGAGGAGGAGAACCTCAGGCTCGGGTCGCCCCAGCAGCAGGCCATGCTCACGGCGTTGCTGCTGCGCTCCGGGCGCCCGGCCTCGATCGTGGAACTGATCGACGCGGTCTGGGGGGAGGATCCGCCCGCGTCGGCCTCGGCGACCATCCGCACGTATGCCTGGCGACTGCGGCAGAGTTTCGCCGAGCCCAGGTCGCGGCCCCGGACCCTGGTGTCCGTCGGGGACGGCTACCGGCTGGTCGTCCTGCCCCAGGACGTGGACGCGCTGTGGGCGGAGTGCCTGACGGGGCAGGCCGCCCGGCATCGTGCGTCGGGCCGGCTGACGGAGGCGGACGAGTGCATCGGGCAGGCCCTCGCCCTGTGGCGGGGCGAGCCACTGATCGGTGTGCCCGGACCGTATGCGGAGCAGCAGCGCGGCCGACTCGAGGAACTGCGGCTCACTCTGCTGGAGGAGCACTTCGATGTGATGCTGCGGCAGGGCGGCCACCTTCTGGCGGTCTCCGAGCTGGGTGCCCTGACGCGTACTCATCCGCTGCGCGAGCCGTTCCACGCACTGTACATGCGGGCTCTGCGCGCGGCGGGTCGGCCGGCCGACGCGCTGGCCGCCTACCACCGGCTGCGCGGGCACCTCGTCGGCGAACTGGGCGTCGACCCCAGCCACGAACTGCGCCATCTCTTCCAGGAACTGCTGTCCGACGACGGGTCCGCCGGGCCTGCCGAGGAACCGGGCCGGCCGCGGCCGGTGCGGGCCGGGCGGGAAGCACGGCACCGGGCCGCGGGACCAGAGGCCGGCTCCGCTCCCCCGGTCGAGGAGCCGTCGGCGGGCACGCCGGACGTGGACGGGGCGAGTGTCCCGGCGCGTCCGCGGGAGGACGGCGGCCGGCCCGACCCGCGGGAGCCCGGCGCACCTTCTTCCCCGCCGGACCCGACCGGCGGGGCTCGGGCCGGAGTGCTGCCCGTACCCGCGCAACTGCCGCCTTTCCCCGCGGACTTCACCGGCCGCGCGGCGGTGCTCGACCAGTTGGCCGAGGCATTGGTCCCGCGGGACGCCGACGGGCCGGTGGTCGTCGTGGTCACGGGGATGGGAGGGGTCGGGAAGACCACGCTGGCGGTCCGTGCGGCCCACGCGGTGCGCACGTCGTTCGCGGACGGCCAGTTGTACGCGGACATGCGCGGCGGCCAGCCGACCCCCACCGATCCCGGCGACGTGCTCGCCGGCTTCCTGACCGCGCTCGGTGTGGCGGAGCGGTCGGTGCCGGACAGCCCTGACGAACGCGCCGCGCTCCTGCGCTCCTTGCTCAGCGGCCGGCGGACGCTGATCGTGCTCGACGACGTGAGCGACACCGCGCAGATCTCCTCCCTGCTTCCGGGGTCGGACGGCTGCACGGTCCTCGTCACCAGCAGGTCGAAACTGTGGAGTCTGCCGGTTTCCGCCCGGGTCACCCTGCCCGGTTTCGACACGGACGAGGCGATCGCCCTGCTGGAGCGGATCGCCGGCCCCGAGCGGATCGCCGAGGACCGGCCGGCCGCCCGGGAACTGGTGCGCAGGTGCGGCCTGCTCCCGCTGGCGGTCCGGATCGTCGCTTCCCGGCTCGCCTCGCGGCCCGCTTGGCGGACGGCATCGCTGTCGGCGCGACTGGCCGACGAGTCGCTGCGCCTCAGCGCGCTGCGGGTGGAGGACCTGACCGTGGCGGCGGTCTTCGAAATGGGCTACCAACAGCTGACCGAGGCGCAGGCCAGGGCCTTCAGGGTGCTCGCAGCGGTGTGCGAACCCGATATCGGGCTGCCCGCGGCCTCCGCCGTACTGGAGCTGGGCGAGGGAGAGGCCGAGGAACTCCTGGAGTCCCTGGTGGACGTCTCCCTCGTGGAGACGCGCCGCCCGGGGCGCTACCGGTTGCACGACCTGCTCCGGGTCTTCGGCCGACGACAGGCGACGGCGGCCGAGCGCCTGGGGGCGCTGGCGCCGTTGCTCGACTTCCTGCTGGCCACCGCGGCAAGAGCGTTCCAGAGGGCGGTCCCCGGTGACGCCGTCGCGGCCACGCTCAGCCCGAGCCGGTCGGCCGGGCTGTCGTTCGACGACGTGCGGGCCGCCCGCGCCTGGGTGGCCGCCGAGTCGGAGGGCATCTTCTCCGCCGTGCACACAGCCGCCCGGGAGTGCGTGGGTTCTTCCGCGCACGACGGTTCGGGGGTCCCCGCACCGGCGGGAACGGCGGACAGCGGCGTTCTGCTGCGTACGGCGGTCGACCTGCTGATCGCGCTGACGGCGTTCGGCCCCTACCTGCAGCGGGAGCAACTGGTCAGGGCGGCCACGGCCGTCGCGGAGGCCGCTCAGGCGCGCGGCGACCGCCGGACCGTGGGCCGGGCCCACTTCCTGTGCGGGAACTTCGCGGTGCACAGCACCCGGTTCCCCCTGGCCAAGCACCACCTGGCCATCGCCGAGGCCTCCTGCCGTCGGACGGGAGACACGGCCATTCTCTGCCAGACCCTCAACGACACGGGGCTGGTGGCCCTCCTGGAGCACCGTTACGACAACGCCCTCGAGCGTCTCGACGAGTCCGCCGCGCTGTCCCGCGAGCTGGGACAGCAGTCGGGTGAGCTGGTGACGACGGTCAACGCGGCGCTGGCGCGGCTGCACAGCGGGCGCGTCGAAGAAGCCGTCGCGGCGTGCGAGCGCGCCCTGACCGAGCTGCGGGCCACCGCGGACCACCAAGGCGTGGCCTACGCGTTGTCCGTCCTGGGCCTGTGCATGCACCGCATGGGCCGGTACGACGACGCGGTGGACCGCTACCTGGAGTGCGTGGGCATGTGCCGGACGCTGGAGCTACGGACCCGGGAGGCGCAGGCTCAGTACCGGTTGGCCGAGACCCTGCGGGCCATGGGCCGCCTCCCGGACGCGCTGACCGCGGCCGAACAGGCGGTGGCCCGGCTCGGGGACGAACGGGCCGAACGCGACCGCGCGCACGCGCTGGTAGCGCTGGCCCGGACGCTGTGCGACCTGGGGCGGACCGAGGAGGCGGAGCCCCGGCTGCGGGAGGCCGCCACGGTCTTCGCCGAACTCGGCCTGCCCGACGGCGCTCAGGTGGCGGCCCTGCTGCGTGAGCTGGACGACCTGCGACCCGGAACCGTCGCCTCGTGA
- a CDS encoding cupin domain-containing protein, whose amino-acid sequence MSVHTLSELVGDTAAFRRTHWRRTPAVFRPATAPRPPMTLADLDAVLSFGALRSSYVELARADKIIPPEAYCGPRTVNQRVHDGFADGGKIRDLVRDGGTLLLRCVDQWHAPTAALTGALAKELGRKVEAFFFVTPPGRQGLRIHRDDADVFVLQLNGSKSWHVHAGPADGDWAPGPLRQDGGPALLSTDLHAGEVLYIPRGYAHHATGSQGLSAHLSLTVREVGGVHLYKALQQALLEGHRITPRPADDAALLDEASVMLRHLKDRLTTLSPDDLLSRARASLLADETGHTSPGLDDLARSLEPSADAAAPDQEKGSSSCN is encoded by the coding sequence ATGTCCGTACACACCCTGTCCGAGCTGGTCGGCGACACCGCCGCGTTCCGGCGGACCCACTGGCGGCGCACGCCCGCGGTGTTCCGGCCCGCGACGGCGCCGCGACCGCCCATGACCCTCGCCGACCTCGACGCCGTACTCTCCTTCGGCGCGCTGCGGTCGTCGTACGTGGAGCTGGCCCGCGCCGACAAGATCATCCCGCCGGAGGCCTACTGCGGTCCGCGCACGGTGAACCAGCGCGTCCACGACGGATTCGCGGACGGCGGCAAGATCCGGGACCTGGTACGGGACGGCGGCACGCTGCTGCTGCGCTGCGTCGACCAGTGGCACGCCCCGACGGCCGCTCTCACCGGCGCCCTGGCCAAGGAGCTGGGCCGCAAGGTGGAGGCGTTCTTCTTCGTCACGCCGCCCGGCCGCCAGGGCCTGCGCATCCACCGGGACGACGCCGATGTCTTCGTCCTGCAACTCAACGGGAGCAAGAGCTGGCACGTCCACGCCGGACCGGCCGACGGCGACTGGGCGCCCGGGCCGCTCCGGCAGGACGGTGGCCCGGCACTGCTGTCCACCGATCTCCACGCCGGCGAGGTCCTCTACATCCCCCGGGGGTACGCACACCACGCCACCGGAAGCCAAGGCCTGTCCGCCCATCTGTCGCTCACCGTCCGGGAAGTGGGCGGAGTCCACCTCTACAAGGCCCTCCAGCAGGCCCTGCTGGAGGGGCACCGCATCACTCCGCGGCCGGCCGACGACGCGGCGCTCCTCGACGAGGCGTCCGTCATGCTCAGGCACCTGAAGGACCGGCTGACCACGCTCTCCCCTGACGACCTCCTCTCCCGCGCGCGGGCGTCCCTGCTCGCCGACGAGACCGGGCACACCAGTCCCGGGCTGGACGACCTCGCACGATCCCTGGAGCCGTCGGCGGACGCGGCCGCCCCGGATCAGGAGAAGGGCAGCAGCTCGTGCAATTGA
- a CDS encoding helix-turn-helix transcriptional regulator, which translates to MVVGRERERRELACLVSGVRAGRSGALVLRGPAGIGKTALLDTVLRETGEGVRVLRAAGVEEESDLPFAALHQVLSPLLADLAALPEPQAAALRSALGHDRGDPDRFLVALGTSTLLATAAARTPVLLVVEDAHRLAPASARTLTFAARRLADVQGVGLLFAARDTTPSFPAPHIGEMRVGPLDAEAARALLAISAPTAAEGVRARLLSEARGNPLALVELPRALSAGQLDGSVPLPRLLELTERLRRVFRTDTADPGGCLLLAAASHDGDLCAVLGACEDQDAGTAALGTAAAEGILQLDRHQVRFRHPLVRSAVYQSAAVSERRAAHLSLARAAEPGSTGRVLHLAEATLGTDDTVAEAVAELARNAAPGAAAAAELLGRAAELAACPALRLRCLTEAAASSWAAADTVRAAALLEQAYALAETTADRARLDYVRALVWQGAEAAPGSGPAAASVPTAPDDADPWLRHRLTALAARSSWTDGRAGDPVRPLLATPVPPADDAPVPWCWLPGPRPHLPGLTTPDVPYLRRHLELLQRAGAVAALPGVLYELSAGELLTGAWSQARAHGERGLTECARTGRSGPAGAFHALLAWLAAVRGDLAAHRDHATAALAGGDARTSTRAVTQWARGLAALAESRSQDAFHHFQDVVTAGSPAAHGSVALLVYPDLIEVALRTGREDEARVWMARFESAVDAWGGRGGPHVAGLDRAGALLAGDGAQPAFEKALASAASAPFAQGRVRLLYGNWLRRQRRVIDAREQLRLAVDRLESLGATPWAEQARGELRAAGVRKQSVEPDGPARPACALTPQELQIATYAARGMRNSEIAAQLYLSQRTVSYHLHKVFPKLGITSRHQLHELLPFS; encoded by the coding sequence ATGGTGGTCGGTCGTGAGCGTGAACGCAGGGAACTGGCGTGCCTCGTGTCCGGGGTGCGGGCCGGGCGCAGCGGTGCGCTCGTGCTGCGCGGCCCGGCCGGCATCGGCAAGACCGCGTTGCTCGACACCGTCCTGCGCGAGACCGGTGAGGGTGTCAGGGTGCTGCGGGCCGCCGGCGTCGAGGAGGAGAGCGACCTTCCGTTCGCCGCCCTGCACCAGGTACTGAGTCCTCTGCTGGCCGATCTCGCGGCACTGCCCGAACCGCAGGCGGCGGCCCTGCGGTCGGCCCTCGGCCACGACCGCGGCGACCCGGACCGCTTCCTCGTGGCGCTCGGCACGTCCACGCTGTTGGCCACCGCGGCCGCCCGCACTCCCGTGTTGCTCGTCGTGGAGGACGCCCACCGGCTCGCCCCCGCGTCAGCGCGGACGCTGACCTTCGCGGCGCGCCGACTGGCCGACGTGCAGGGCGTGGGACTGCTCTTCGCCGCACGCGACACGACGCCGTCCTTTCCCGCTCCCCACATCGGTGAGATGCGCGTGGGGCCGCTGGACGCGGAGGCCGCCCGGGCCCTGCTCGCGATCTCGGCTCCCACGGCCGCCGAAGGCGTGCGGGCCCGGCTGCTGTCCGAGGCGCGGGGCAATCCGCTGGCCCTCGTGGAGCTGCCCCGCGCGTTGAGCGCGGGGCAACTGGACGGCTCGGTACCGCTGCCGCGGCTGCTTGAGCTGACCGAGCGCCTCCGGCGCGTCTTCCGCACGGACACGGCGGATCCCGGCGGCTGCCTGCTGCTCGCGGCGGCCTCCCACGACGGAGACCTCTGTGCCGTTCTCGGTGCCTGCGAGGACCAGGACGCCGGGACCGCCGCGCTCGGGACGGCCGCGGCCGAGGGCATCCTCCAACTCGACCGGCACCAGGTGCGGTTCCGTCATCCCCTGGTCCGTTCGGCCGTCTACCAGAGCGCCGCGGTGAGTGAACGCCGGGCCGCCCACCTCAGCCTCGCCCGGGCCGCCGAACCCGGCAGCACCGGCCGGGTCCTGCACCTCGCGGAGGCCACACTGGGCACCGATGACACGGTCGCCGAGGCCGTGGCCGAGCTGGCCCGCAACGCCGCCCCGGGAGCCGCGGCCGCGGCGGAGCTGCTGGGCCGGGCGGCCGAACTCGCCGCGTGCCCGGCGCTGCGCCTGCGGTGCCTGACCGAGGCCGCGGCCTCGTCCTGGGCCGCCGCCGACACCGTTCGGGCCGCCGCGCTCCTCGAACAGGCGTATGCCCTCGCCGAGACCACTGCCGACCGGGCCCGACTCGACTACGTGCGCGCACTGGTGTGGCAGGGCGCGGAGGCGGCGCCCGGTTCCGGGCCTGCGGCGGCCTCGGTCCCCACCGCGCCGGACGACGCGGACCCCTGGCTCCGTCACCGGCTCACGGCGCTCGCCGCCCGGTCCTCATGGACCGACGGCCGCGCCGGGGATCCCGTACGCCCGCTCCTCGCGACGCCGGTGCCGCCGGCGGACGACGCCCCCGTGCCCTGGTGCTGGCTGCCCGGGCCCCGGCCCCATCTGCCGGGTCTCACCACCCCGGACGTCCCGTACCTGCGCCGCCACCTGGAGCTGCTGCAACGTGCCGGCGCCGTGGCCGCCCTGCCGGGAGTCCTGTACGAACTGTCGGCGGGGGAACTGCTGACGGGTGCGTGGTCCCAGGCCCGCGCACACGGCGAGCGGGGCCTCACGGAGTGTGCGCGCACGGGAAGGTCCGGGCCGGCCGGGGCCTTCCACGCCCTGCTGGCCTGGCTCGCCGCCGTGCGCGGCGACCTCGCCGCGCACCGCGACCACGCGACGGCCGCCCTCGCCGGCGGTGACGCCCGCACCTCGACGCGGGCCGTCACCCAGTGGGCCCGCGGCCTCGCGGCACTGGCGGAGTCGCGGAGCCAGGACGCGTTCCACCACTTCCAGGACGTCGTCACCGCGGGTTCGCCCGCCGCGCACGGCTCCGTCGCACTGCTGGTCTATCCCGACCTGATCGAGGTGGCGCTGCGCACCGGCCGGGAGGACGAGGCCCGCGTGTGGATGGCCCGGTTCGAGTCGGCGGTGGACGCGTGGGGCGGGCGCGGTGGTCCGCACGTCGCGGGGCTGGACCGGGCCGGGGCCCTGCTCGCCGGTGACGGCGCCCAGCCCGCGTTCGAGAAGGCACTGGCGAGCGCGGCGTCGGCGCCCTTCGCCCAGGGGCGGGTGCGGCTGCTGTACGGCAACTGGCTGCGCCGGCAACGCCGGGTGATCGACGCGCGGGAGCAACTGCGGCTTGCCGTGGACCGGTTGGAGTCGCTGGGCGCCACCCCCTGGGCGGAGCAGGCTCGCGGTGAACTGCGTGCCGCGGGGGTGCGCAAGCAGTCCGTGGAGCCGGACGGACCGGCCCGCCCCGCATGCGCCCTGACGCCGCAGGAGCTGCAGATCGCGACGTACGCGGCCCGCGGGATGCGCAACAGCGAGATCGCGGCCCAGCTCTATCTGAGCCAGCGCACCGTCAGTTACCACCTGCACAAGGTGTTTCCCAAGCTGGGCATCACCTCGCGTCATCAATTGCACGAGCTGCTGCCCTTCTCCTGA
- a CDS encoding ABC transporter permease, with translation MTALRGAAPILAAARLQLRGTAWLSILIGAAVQPATYVTITLAAHGTSALDRPTIVLGSGLLSAWTVTLWQAGMVLRREFWAGTLPAICSRSAGLGPVLVGKTLAAVGLSVTLTAASVAVVAAVEGHPLAIARPGVFCLALVAGFAATLPLGLLVSCLFLLTRSAIRVAETLLYPVFILGGLLIPLDRLPAWLRPVSGALSLHWAQQLLTGAAAGSVPASGWAGLAVTAAVYTVAARLAFRRVLRRAREEGTLEIF, from the coding sequence GTGACCGCCCTGCGAGGCGCGGCGCCGATCCTGGCCGCCGCCCGTCTGCAACTGCGCGGTACCGCCTGGCTGTCGATACTGATCGGCGCCGCGGTCCAGCCGGCCACGTACGTCACCATCACCCTGGCCGCCCACGGGACGTCCGCGCTCGACCGCCCCACGATCGTCCTCGGCAGCGGGCTGCTCAGCGCCTGGACGGTCACACTGTGGCAGGCCGGCATGGTTCTGCGCCGCGAGTTCTGGGCGGGCACGCTGCCCGCCATCTGTTCCCGGTCCGCCGGCCTCGGGCCGGTCCTGGTGGGGAAGACGCTCGCCGCCGTCGGCCTGTCCGTCACCCTGACCGCCGCGTCCGTCGCGGTCGTGGCCGCCGTCGAGGGCCACCCCCTGGCCATCGCGCGTCCCGGCGTCTTCTGCCTCGCCCTCGTGGCCGGGTTCGCGGCGACGCTGCCGCTGGGCCTGCTGGTCTCCTGTCTCTTCCTGCTCACCAGGTCGGCGATCCGGGTCGCCGAGACCCTGCTGTACCCGGTCTTCATCCTCGGCGGCCTGCTGATCCCGCTGGACCGGCTGCCCGCGTGGCTGCGTCCGGTGTCCGGCGCGCTCAGCCTGCACTGGGCCCAGCAGTTGCTGACCGGCGCCGCGGCGGGCTCGGTGCCCGCGAGCGGCTGGGCCGGTCTGGCGGTCACGGCAGCCGTGTACACCGTGGCCGCTCGCCTCGCCTTCCGGCGGGTGCTGCGCCGGGCCCGTGAGGAGGGCACCCTTGAGATCTTCTGA
- a CDS encoding ABC transporter ATP-binding protein encodes MEPPNRQTTLPPDDRRDTGARTASATGARRSPDGPLSWGTGSGTSAPEVLGVTDVARSFRTRRRTVDALNGVSLSVAAGELVGLLGLNGAGKTTLLKIVSTLLLPSSGSVRVCGHDVVREPRAARRRLSVVLGGDRGLYLRLSARDNLEFFAMLTGLHRRELARRTEQALEFVHLAHVAKTPVETFSRGMRQRLHLAIGMVTRPDLLLLDEPTVGLDPVEAQNVRAAVAAMRAEGTAIVLTSHYLHDIEQLAERVVVLHQGRVLHDLPLPRLLERARTAAVVTIGGRGTAPRRPADSTGGLIRVERLEQHDTGWTMVLQLASWTPSSLRELADAWPDQQILDVRVAPSGLEQVFFDLADGTRAEAS; translated from the coding sequence GTGGAACCACCGAACCGGCAGACGACCCTGCCGCCCGACGACCGGCGGGACACCGGTGCCCGCACCGCGTCCGCGACCGGTGCCCGGCGTTCGCCGGACGGGCCGCTGTCCTGGGGCACGGGGAGCGGGACGTCCGCCCCCGAGGTGCTCGGTGTCACCGACGTCGCGCGCTCCTTCCGTACCCGGCGCAGAACGGTGGACGCGCTCAACGGCGTGAGCCTGTCCGTCGCCGCGGGAGAGCTGGTGGGCCTCCTCGGCCTGAACGGCGCCGGAAAGACGACGCTGTTGAAGATCGTGTCCACGCTGCTGCTGCCGAGCTCCGGAAGCGTGCGAGTCTGCGGTCACGACGTGGTCCGCGAGCCTCGGGCGGCCCGCCGGCGCCTGTCCGTCGTACTCGGCGGCGACCGCGGTCTCTACCTGCGCCTGTCGGCCCGGGACAACCTGGAGTTCTTCGCGATGCTCACCGGGCTGCACCGGCGTGAACTGGCCCGGCGCACGGAGCAGGCACTGGAGTTCGTGCACCTCGCACACGTCGCCAAGACCCCCGTGGAGACGTTCTCCCGCGGCATGCGCCAGCGCCTGCACCTGGCCATCGGCATGGTCACGCGTCCGGATCTGCTGCTGCTCGACGAGCCGACCGTGGGGCTGGACCCCGTCGAGGCCCAGAACGTCAGGGCGGCCGTGGCCGCCATGCGCGCCGAAGGCACCGCGATCGTCCTGACCAGCCACTATCTTCACGACATCGAGCAGTTGGCGGAGCGAGTGGTGGTGCTGCACCAGGGCCGCGTCCTGCACGACCTGCCCCTGCCCCGGCTGCTGGAACGGGCCAGGACCGCGGCCGTCGTGACCATCGGCGGCCGGGGTACGGCGCCGCGACGGCCCGCGGACTCCACGGGCGGCCTCATCCGGGTGGAACGGCTGGAGCAGCACGACACCGGGTGGACGATGGTGCTCCAGCTGGCGTCCTGGACGCCCTCCTCACTGCGCGAACTGGCCGACGCCTGGCCCGACCAGCAGATCCTGGACGTCAGGGTCGCCCCTTCCGGCCTGGAGCAGGTCTTCTTCGACCTCGCGGACGGCACGCGGGCGGAGGCGTCGTGA